The following are encoded together in the Salvia hispanica cultivar TCC Black 2014 chromosome 6, UniMelb_Shisp_WGS_1.0, whole genome shotgun sequence genome:
- the LOC125195447 gene encoding agamous-like MADS-box protein AGL61, with product MENPQKKTLGRRKIAMKKIEKKSSLQVAFTKRRGGLFRKATELSILCGVEIAILVKSPAGKLYSFGHPSVEALINSPAAKRRLPYGNDDRLQLHQLEQLLNSLDKKVEQNPNNCGLPLSIHDEQPSSSSSNLMAADEFVMDAALQQLIAADHDIVIETDSFWDVEEALAFFN from the coding sequence ATGGAAAATCCTCAGAAAAAAACGCTTGGTCGAAGGAAGATTGCGATGAAGAAAATCGAGAAGAAAAGCAGTCTTCAAGTTGCGTTTACCAAGCGCCGCGGCGGCCTTTTCCGCAAAGCCACCGAGCTCTCCATCCTATGCGGCGTCGAGATCGCAATTCTGGTCAAGTCTCCCGCCGGCAAACTCTACTCCTTCGGCCATCCCTCCGTCGAGGCTCTCATCAACTCTCCGGCGGCGAAGAGGAGATTGCCTTACGGCAACGACGATCGTCTGCAACTCCACCAATTGGAGCAATTGCTCAACTCCTTGGACAAAAAGGTTGAACAAAATCCCAACAATTGCGGCCTTCCATTGTCAATTCATGATGAAcaaccttcttcttcttcctcaaatCTGATGGCAGCAGATGAGTTTGTGATGGATGCAGCACTTCAACAACTCATCGCAGCAGATCATGACATTGTGATCGAAACAGATAGCTTTTGGGATGTTGAAGAAGCTCTTGCCTTCTTCAATTGA
- the LOC125191917 gene encoding 3-oxoacyl-[acyl-carrier-protein] synthase I, chloroplastic-like: protein MQALQSTAFLHPSPLETLRRSRQHSAALPSYNARATAKKRRPLTVSASTAAAPKRETDPKKRVVITGMGLVSVFGNDVDAYYEKLLAGESGITLIDRFDASKFPTRFGGQIRGFQAEGYIDGKNDRRLDDCLRYCIVAGKKALESADLGGEKLDKIDKIRAGVLVGTGMGGLSVFSDGVQALIEKGHRKITPFFIPYAITNMGSALLAIDLGLMGPNYSISTACATSNYCFYAAANHIRRGEADLMVVGGTEAAIIPIGLGGFVACRALSQRNDDPKTASRPWDQDRDGFVMGEGAGVLVMESLEHAMKRGAPIIAEYLGGAVTCDAYHMTDPRADGLGVSSCILSALEDAGVSPEEVNYINAHATSTLVGDLAEINAIKKVFKDTRDIKINATKSMIGHCLGAAGGLEAIATVKAITTGWLHPSINQFNPEPSVEFDTVANKKKQHEVNVAISNSFGFGGHNSVVAFSAFKP from the exons atGCAAGCCCTCCAATCCACCGCCTTCCTCCACCCCTCCCCGCTCGAAACCCTCCGCCGCTCGCGGCAGCACTCCGCCGCTCTACCCAGCTACAATGCCAGAGCCACAGCTAAGAAGAGGCGCCCTCTCACAGTCTCCGCATCGACGGCCGCGGCGCCCAAGCGCGAGACGGACCCGAAGAAGCGCGTGGTGATCACGGGAATGGGGCTCGTCTCCGTGTTCGGGAACGATGTGGACGCCTACTACGAAAAGCTGCTGGCCGGTGAGAGCGGCATCACTCTCATAGACCGCTTCGATGCCTCCAAATTCCCCACGCGATTCGGCGGGCAGATTAGGGGCTTCCAGGCGGAGGGATACATCGATGGCAAAAACGATCGGAGATTGGACGATTGCTTGAGGTACTGCATTGTTGCGGGGAAGAAGGCGCTCGAGAGCGCGGATCTCGGCGGCGAAAAGCTTGACAAG ATTGACAAGATTCGAGCGGGTGTTCTGGTTGGGACAGGAATGGGAGGTCTTAGTGTATTTTCTGATGGTGTTCAGGCTCTAATTGAGAAGGGTCACAGGAAGATTACTCCATTTTTCATACCTTATGCCATAACGAACATGGGATCTGCATTGCTAGCAATTGATCTTGGCTTGATGGGCCCAAACTATTCGATTTCAACGGCTTGTGCTACTTCAAATTATTGCTTTTATGCGGCTGCGAATCACATTCGTAGAGGTGAAGCAGATTTGATGGTAGTAGGTGGGACTGAAGCTGCCATTATTCCAATTGGACTGGGAGGTTTTGTTGCATGCAGAGCTCTATCTCAAAGAAATGATGACCCGAAAACTGCTTCTAGGCCATGGGACCAAGATCGAGATGGCTTTGTGATGGGTGAAGGTGCTGGAGTCTTG GTTATGGAAAGTCTGGAACATGCAATGAAGCGAGGTGCGCCAATAATTGCAGAGTATTTGGGCGGTGCTGTAACTTGTGATGCTTATCACATGACTGATCCCAGGGCTGATGGGCTTGGTGTATCTTCATGCATCTTGAGTGCCCTTGAAGATGCAGGTGTTTCCCCTGAGGAG GTTAACTATATAAACGCCCATGCAACTTCCACTCTTGTTGGTGATTTAGCCGAGATAAATGCTATCAAGAAGGTATTCAAGGACACTAgagatataaaaattaatgcaaCCAAG TCGATGATAGGGCACTGCCTAGGTGCTGCCGGTGGTTTGGAAGCCATAGCAACCGTGAAAGCCATCACAACAGGCTGGCTTCACCCttcaataaatcaattt AATCCAGAGCCTTCTGTTGAGTTCGACACTGTTGCAAACAAGAAGAAGCAACACGAAGTCAATGTTG cgatttcaaattcatttgGATTTGGCGGGCACAACTCCGTTGTAGCATTTTCTGCATTCAAGCCCTGA